A segment of the Nilaparvata lugens isolate BPH chromosome X, ASM1435652v1, whole genome shotgun sequence genome:
tctaacagtattattataatgatatttcactaacttttgattaatattcatccattatggtattcccgttcagactgttttgaaatggaataagttattcagtatcaaaatttgggattcgaatagttttggtattctttcccaaacatatttatatgatttgtaattttattcacaaatgaatgaatgaatgtatgtattcctgcacgtagctaacggATGGATTATTTCTTTATAGATTCTTacatgtcacattaataaatctctgccacagatttagaaatcaagtctcgatggtttggagagcatattattggagtgattcttttactctgctgcttctaatatgttcactacctttgtttcattttagaccatagacatgaaaagctatgtccacctgtatcacttcatctttattgagaattttcataactcttctcatcacaaagtttccataatcttgcagcgtatcgaagttttgaaaagtgaagtaggagttgaattcaggagagccagccatgaattttcacaatgaatagataaattgctgacgacggtgaaaattcatgacaagtaaaattatggaaaaatgaGAGGCTCTAGTCAGTCGGTGGtaaggacgggacctggaaacATCTACAGCAGATCAACCAGCCCGACTTCTCCCTACTGAGAGGGTCTCCCATTTGGGTAGAGTGAGTgccaaattaattatattatttttatctgaggGTATatcttgtcaatattatttgaaatcatattttatcttttgaaaataattctttttaaattatcaataaaaattatattattcattctacatttaattattttacaattaaaaCCTTTCTCATGAGATAAAGAGTAAGATCCAAATTTAACCTCTCGTTAGCCAAGCGATATTTAACCCctcatttatttgatcagtacatcttatttatcaattataatataacagcattatcttttattaatttctgtatCCAACTCCTAGAGAGTTAGGACCTGtaattcttgttgaatacaatccatattaattattttgttacaaattttaaattacatcATAAATCAAATTAGTTCAACCATCAATGTAATCAATACCATTACATGGTGTTGGGCGTCGTTCTCATGAGAAAGAGTTTATTAATTGACAAGATTAGCCTTCAAATTATCTattgacattttcatttcaggtcattatcataattattatattctgtgtTTGATCTCGTATAATTATGTCCTCTATTCTCTCAACTTACAGGGTAAAtatgataattgttattattgttatattgagatGAGTAGCTCTAGTTCTAGTGACTCTGAACAATCACCTAGTGAATTCGAGGTTTCATTATTACGTTTACCTAttgatttaaaagtaaaatctcTGGATAAATCAGAATTATTAGAGCTAGGCAAACAGTTAGGTATTCACATCCCTCAATCTGTTAGTATTGAATACTTGAGATTCGCTGTTGACTTGGCAaaaaaagtttgtatttatgtGGACCACGATTCAGGAGCTAGAGATGCTCTAAGTCGATTACTTAAGTTAGGGTCCCTGTCTCAACGCGATCGTATTATCTTCCCTATGCTAGCCGATTACGAGCGAATAGTAGGCAAGCTAGGCAGAAATCAAGAACCCATCTACGACACAGTAGCTCCCGATAACTTAGCAAAAATCCCAATTCCAGAAAATAATATGGCAGGGAATGATAAAAGACCCTTTGCGAAACCCGAAAGCTATGGGGGTACAAAGAGTGAAGACTTCAACGAGTGGTTGAAAACCTTCAATAGGGcagcaaaaataaataagtgggaTGAGGATGATAAAATCTTGTATTTACCCCTCTACCTCAAGAAAACAGCATTGGCAATTTTCGACATATTttcggataaaaatgaaaacgcgACATTTCTTGATGCAGTAGGCCACTTAAAAAGTAAACTTGTAGACCCTGTTCATGAAGAGACAACCAGACAAAAACtcgaaaacagaaacaaattacCAACAGAAACATACACAGAATACACAGCAGATATAATAAAACTTTGTCACATTCTTGAGCCTCAAATGTCAGAGAAAAGAATAGTAGGATATGTTTTGAGAGGCTTAGACGTAGGAGCattgcaacatgttgctttcaTGGACAATGCATCAGTTGAAGATTTAGAGAAAAATCTCGCCAAATATGAAAGATCTCGCTTCCTTCTAGACAAAAAGTTAGGAATGCATAATGCTTCAATCGAACAGCCtgtccaaaaaataaatgtagtagATACTTTAGAGAAGAAATTGAACGATCTGAGTATTGTGGTGAAAAATTTGAGTAGAAATGTAGGTCAATCACAAAATCCCAATCCTAATAGACAGTTTGGAAATAGGAGCGGAAACTTTTCCCCACACGAAACAAATCAGAACAACTTCCAAAGACAAccttattcaaacaataataattacaatgatcGCGACAGAAACACACAATCACATAATCCTAATCCTAATAGACAGTTTGGAAATAGGAGCGGAAACGTCTTCCCACACGAAACAAATCAGAACAATTTCCAAAGACAACCttatacaaacaataattacacaCAATCAACATCAGTCAATTACAGGACACCAATCAACCCTAATAGGACTAGATTCTGTACATACTGTAAGAGGAATAATCACTGGAAAGAcgattgttttttcttatcaaaaaACTCGAATACAGGATCCCGAGCCTAGACGAATCGGATATGAACTTGGGATCcggatttgaaaaacaaagcgctgaatttccatttgataattattctccaaattcaattgataaagaagaaatcacatgtaatataatatcttcTGTATCAATGAAAGATGAACAATCCAAAGCGATAGAATTTGTCAGGCAGTTTTTTCTCAATGCcaataataatcagttatacTCAAATGAAAGTGAAATTAATTGCTCTAACGAAATAGAAAGTGAAACCAACTTCAAACAGCTATTGTCTTCCGAAATGCATGCTCAGCACGAACTTGGAATGAATGGATCATTGACTAAAGAGAGAAGAATTCAAGTCCCAGTACTTACtattaatggaaaattcaaaggAAAAGATGTATCAATTACCATTGACACCGGTACGAACGTAAACATAgttcaaaaaaatcttttaaGTAGCGATGAtctaaaacatttgaaaaatagtagtaTTGCTTTATCGGTAGCTAATGGTTCATTAATGCCGATCACAGGAATGATCTCGAGTGAAATTCAAATACATGACAGGAAATTCGaagtaaatttagtaatttctgAAGACTTACAGGCCGATATTATTGTTGGAAATTCCTTcttctcaaaatataaaatgaaattagattATGAGAATAACATCATTTCAATGAACGATAATGGTAAAATAGTCGAATTAGACATGGATAAAGAGTGGATTTGTACATTAAATAGATTACACAACGATTctgaaacaaatattacaaaagaagtcTGCATACCCAATCCCGTAAATTTCGTCAAATGTGCTCTTGAAACAATAATCCCCGCTCAAAAAGACGTGAATGTCAAAGTCAATCTAACACAAAAATTGCTCAAAGTATCCCATTTTACTCCAAATGAatcgttattacataataaaaaattgcatgTGCTTTGGAATGAGGATGATTTTGAAACAAACATGAGTGAAATTAGAATTTTGAATCTAGGAAGGCAAGATATAAGATTGTTGCATGAAACTATTATTGGTGAAATTGAAGGAGAAGTTTGTAATTACGACGAATCTGTTTCATTAGTAGACTCTGTACTATTCGATGGAGGGGGTTGtgaaatagatattaataaagATCTTACACCAGAGCAAAATTCCAAAGCGAAAAGACTcatcaataaatacaaacacCTATTTTCAACAAACGAAATTGATTTCGAGGAAGCGAAATTACCCGAATACAAGTTCAAACTTACAGATTACACACCCATTGCTAAGTCACCGTACAGATTACCTATCGCTCAAAGAACAGAAATAGACAGACAAGTAGAGTTATTGATAAAAGCAGGAATAGTTTGTGAAACCCAGAGTCATTATGCTTCTCCCGCATTTTTAGTTACTAAAAAAGACGGTGGATTCAGATTGGTTGTAGACTATAAAATGTTGAACGAGAAAATATTACCGGATAGATATCCCCTTCCCCTTcttcaaacaatttttgattCTCTTGACAATTCGGATTACTTTTCCACCCTAGATATCAGACAAGCATTTTTCCAACAGCCATTACACGAAGATTGTCGAAAATATGTAGCATTTGCAACTCATAAAGGGCTGTACACGTTCAAAAGACTACCTTTTGGTCTTAGAACATCTCCAAATGCTTTCCAACGAGCAATCAACCAagtattcaatgattatttgtataGAGGAGTTTTGATTTACTTGGACGATATCATTAGCTATGGAGAATCATTTGATAAGCAATATCAACAGCtcgagaaaaccttgaaaagaTTGCAAGACGTAGGACTAAAATTGAATACATCTAAATGTCACTTCTTCTACCGAAAAATTAAAGTACTTGGACACACTGTCTCAAAGGAAGGGATACAACCCGCTTCCGAAACCTTGGAAGCTATCGAAAAATACCCTATACCCAAAACTGTCAAAGATGTCAGAGCATTTCTTGGTCTTAGTGGATTTTAccgaaaattcattcaaaactacGCTATAATTGCAAGACCCTTAACAAATCTGATATCTAAAAATAACGAGAATAAACCAATCACTTGGGAAGAAGATCAGCAGAACGCATTCTCGGAAATAAAAAGCAAACTTTTATCACAACCCGTActtcatcattttaataatgataaggaGGTAGTGGTACACACAGATGCTTCTCGAGTTGGAATAGGGGGCATTATCTCGCAGCCTGATGACAATGGAAAATTACATCCAGTAGCTTTTGTTTCCAGAAAACTGACAAAACATGAAGAAAATTGGGCAGTAGGAGAGATTGAACTTCTATCAATAGTGTATTGTGTAAATTATTTCAGACAATACTTAATTGGCCGATTGTTTACAATCTACACAGATCATGCTAGTTTGCAATActataaaacttggaaaaaccCCAGTATTCGAGTCAGTAAGTTACTTATGAAATTAACGGAGTTCACGTTCGATTTGAAATATAAACCAGGAGCCCAAATGCACGTACCTGATGCCCTGAGTAGATATCCACTAGAGAAGGATATAACTGATCTCACAAAGGACGAAAACTACAATATATTCGAAATAGAAGAAATAGACATAAAGACTTTACAGAAAAATGATGAgagtataagaaaaatatatgatGCAATACGAAACCCTAATCATAGTG
Coding sequences within it:
- the LOC120354344 gene encoding probable serine/threonine-protein kinase DDB_G0276461; this translates as MRKSLLIDKISLQIIVCIYVDHDSGARDALSRLLKLGSLSQRDRIIFPMLADYERIVGKLGRNQEPIYDTVAPDNLAKIPIPENNMAGNDKRPFAKPESYGGTKSEDFNEWLKTFNRAAKINKWDEDDKILYLPLYLKKTALAIFDIFSDKNENATFLDAVGHLKSKLVDPVHEETTRQKLENRNKLPTETYTEYTADIIKLCHILEPQMSEKRIVGYVLRGLDVGALQHVAFMDNASVEDLEKNLAKYERSRFLLDKKLGMHNASIEQPVQKINVVDTLEKKLNDLSIVVKNLSRNVGQSQNPNPNRQFGNRSGNFSPHETNQNNFQRQPYSNNNNYNDRDRNTQSHNPNPNRQFGNRSGNVFPHETNQNNFQRQPYTNNNYTQSTSVNYRTPINPNRTRFCTYCKRNNHWKDDCFFLSKNSNTGSRA